A region of the Pelecanus crispus isolate bPelCri1 chromosome 24, bPelCri1.pri, whole genome shotgun sequence genome:
AGCCTACAGAAGAGACGACACCATTGAAAATTGAGTACCTTGCCCCTGGTGATGGAAGAGCCCAAGCTGGCAACTTAGCCATGACATTAATCAGAACTAAGGGCTCTTCAAAGAGTCCCCACCGTCCCTCTAACTTTGCATTTCTACAAGGGAATAGCACCCAAGAATGACACAGATTCAAATCACCTACCTCTTTTAACACCTCAGGTGgtgctccctctgctctgggCACCCCAAGCCCTGATCATTCTGGCCAGGGCCACTCCATCTTAGGCAGCCCTGATCTGGTCTTCAGTGAGTGGCATTGCATAGACCTGGACCCCTAGTACATCGGTGGCACAAAAGGGAGCGCCCAAAGCTGTATCCTGCTAATACAGTCTTCTGCGGTACTTTCAGCACTGACCAGAACATCTCAGGCCTTGATTTTAGTAATTGTGCTGTCTCAGGCCTTGGTGGCTGTGGAGTGAAGACCTTGTAGGTAGGTTTCTCTGGCCTCCTGGCCTCAGAGTTTGTTGACGATAATTTACTTCCATCAggaaatttcttttctccttgtcctcctcctctgcacctCCGAGGTTTCGCTGTGTGCACTCAGCTCTGCTTTGATGCTTGGCCTTTGGGTGCAGGCTTGCCCTTGGGTTGGCCAgtcacagtttgcttttttccagagcAGGCCCCAGAGATTTCAGGTAGCCACCTGAAAGGACACAACAGGAGGGTCTGTCTGAGGACCCGAGGGGTTTGGAGCCACATTGTGCCCCCATGAGCCATGTGCCTGTTTAcgcagctgccagcagctcagccgATGGCTGCTCTCAGCTCAGAAGAGGAAACTCCTTGAGCCAGGACCCTTGGCTGACACATGGATGTCTCCATGCAGAGCTCAGGAGGCTATTGCTGGGGCTCTCCTGAAGGGCCAGAGAGGAACCAGTGCTGTGAAATGGGGGGTGGCTCCCGGCAGCCCCATCTCAACCCTCCAGGCACTGCCTTCACCATTGCTGGGTGGCAATGAACAGTGAGCGTTTGGGGCTGGGGAACGGGCTCTTGCTGGGTCAGAAAATGACCCTGTGCAGGTACCAGCCCTGAACTCCAGCCTCACCAGACCAGAGGCTTATTCGTCATTTTCAcctactttttttcctggagctgtTCTCTTTCCTTATTAGTCAAGCTGGAAtgggccaggcaagggcagttCAGTAAATCCCACTGGAACCAGGAAGGAGAGACCTTGTCAGAAGAGCATTGTTGTGATGCTGCTGGCCCTGGTGCCACACAGGGGTGCTCAGGCCTCTTCCCAAAAGATCTGAGAGGGCCGTTCTGCTCCCCTCACAGCCACCAACTCCAGAGGCCTGGCACTCTCCCCAACACCGGCACTTGCTGGGCTCCTCTGCAAATGCGTTAATAGTGCCAGGTTTTGGAAAGAGGAGACGGGTAATGTTGGTGAGGTGAGAGAGTCTCTTTCAGAGAGGTAATTTCCTGGAGTGAGGACAGGCCCTTGGATCCCCAACTTCCTGCTGTACCTAGGGATGGGTGCCTTGGGCACATCCCGTCCCAGGGCTCGGTTCTCGTGAAGCCAACCTTAGGAGAAAAGTCTGGCATGAAGCTTTGGTGCAACTCAGAGCCTTTTGACAATCATCACTGGGGATTTTCCCATCAGATCACAGAAGCTGTTTGTCCATGCTATGGAAACGACCTGGGAGCTGCTTACCTTCTGCGCCTTGCCTGAAAGGTGGCAaaccctcttttttcttccacttgtcCTCACCAGGGACATTTCTCAAGGCTTTCAGAGAGTCCCTGGGTGTTGGTTTGGGCAGAAACTCCAGTTCAAACCTGGAGACAAAGAGACAACACCAGCATGACCCATGGCACCATCAGCCCTTGCCACGATCACCTGCTCACAGGCAGATTTTGGCACTGTCGTAaaggctgttttttttctcaagtcAACTAGCCTCCATCCCTGAGGACCGTCCTAGCAAATGGAGTCACCCAGAAAAGGAGTCCTGGGCATAATGGGGAAGAAAGTGTTGCATAAAATCCTCCATCTATTCCATCAGGTCTGCTCACAGGAATGACTACAGGCCAGACACAAACAAGTCACTGCTCGGTGTCCGCACAGCAGGACTCTCATGGTCACAAGGAGAAAATGCTATCAAactgcagctgagcagctgtATTGGCCAGTGGCTAAAGCTGCCAACGTACTCACTCGGGAAAGACGATGATGCAGCCAGTGAAAGTCAGGGAAGCAATGGGTACCATCTGGGACAGCACCATGTCCAGCAGCTGGGGAACCTGCAATGGAGGAATGTGGAGATGGCAGGACATGCTCAATACAGCCAAAGCACTCAACAGTGGAGGAGTTCAGGGCAGCAAGAGCTGGTGGAACTGTGCTCTCGCCTGGCCTGAGCAGCTGGCCATGTCCTGGTGGGCCACATGCAAGCGTTGGGTCTGCCCAAATGGTGGGGAAACCAAAAGGCTCACCTTGAATGGAGCCCCTTCTAGGATCCTCTTCCCAGTAATCCTTTCCAGGAATTCAGAGTAGAATTTCATTTGCACACTCCTGCCTTCAATGAGGAGCACCCCCACGTCCTTCAGGACAAGGGCAGCATTATCCCCCTTCCCCAAGCAGTGAGAGAGGAGGGATGTAATGCCTAGGATGCAGCCTTCCACTTTTCACTGGGAGACAGAGGCATCCATGGCCACCTTGGCATATTTCAGGCTCCAGCACCTTATCGCCTGGAAAACCACGAGAGGGACAAAGGCACTCACTCAGTGGCCCTCCTGCAGGCATTTCCCAAGGGCTGCTTATTGCAGTCACTGCGCAAAAAGTCCTTATGTTTGGACCTGCTCCGCAGAGGGGGTGGTTTGCTTTTAGAAAAGGGACGTGATACCCTCCTTCACCCCATCTGTGCAGCCAGCCAGGGTTTAATCCACTGTTTTACCAGGCAGGTCATCCTTATTATCCATGAGATTGTGGACAATTACAAGGTTCCTGGCCAGGCAAAACATGGGCCTCTTGATAGTCACAGTCTTGTTCCCAACCTGGATCCGTGTCGGGACCACATCGAAGGAGCCAACGGTGGGAATTCGGACACCCTGCAagtggaagagaagggaagggccAAAGGGTGAGGACTTACTGGAGGGAAGAGCTGGGGATGGCCCTGCCCACAGATGGCGCTTTGGGCTGGACCCTGCCCACTCCTGCTGTTCAAAGATGTGAAccagggcagtggggagagCCTTAAGGAAGAGCTGCTGACTactctccttccccatccccctccAAAAAAGCAGTGCTGGAGTCAGGGCAGAAACAGCCCAAGGGCATCCAGGGGCCTCCAGTGACCGGGATCAACCCTGTGGTAAAATACCACTTAACAAAGATGATACCACACTTGCATGAGCCCTGTTTGTGGCTCAGTGAGGACTTTTGGGGTGGGTTTCCTGCTTGCTGAGGCGGGGAAGAGTAACTGCAGGCTATGCTCCAGGGCTATGGGAACTTCCCACTTCTCTCGGTGGATGAGAAGGATGTGGGTATTGTCCCACCTTGTGCAGCAGGAGCTGTTCTTGAACGTAGCCAGCAACCGCGTCCCAGACGGCTGTTTCCtctggaaagcaaaggaaaatcaggTCATGCTCCGCGACTGCTGGCTCTCAACCCTCCCACACCCCCTGAGCTGTGGCACACTGGCAGAGGTAAGGTGTCATTGCTGTCCTCAGCCCCAAATGGAGACACTCCTGAGATGGCTGCAGTGCTGAGTCTTGCCCACACAATGCTACAACTGTTGGTCATAACAAGGTTCCTGCAGTGGCTGTGGATGTCTGTACCTTTGGTGGTGATGCTGGGCATCATGAAGGTGtgctccatcccatccctgaAGTCTATCTTGGTATGCCTCACGCTGGCAGGTTGCTCCTTAGCGGTGACAGCCACGTGGGAGTTCATCCCTGTGTTCGTCCTATGGACGCTCAACAAGGGTGCAGGTCCAACCACACTGTGGTCCCTTTTGTACCCCTGTGTGTCAGAGACCCAGTGTGACATCACGGTGACATGGCCACTGCTGACTCTGCTGCCCATTGTGACACACCAGTGacctgctgccttctctgaCATCCATCACCTTCTGCCTGCCGTGACATTGTCACCACTCTAACTGTTCACCCAAGTGCTGCTCCGGTTTTGGCTGGATGCGCAGCTCACACTGAGGCCTGACATGTGCTGGGAGCATGGCCATTAGGTCAAAGCACAGCAGACACCGACAACAGTTACTGTCTCAAGGAAGGCTGAATTGCAGTGGGATGTGTGGAAACAAACATGCTTGCTGCCCCACAGTAAGTATCAGGCATCACATCTTCATTATAATCAAGCATTCACTGTTGATGAACAATGAACTCATCACACTGGGGCATGTGTAGAAAATCTCTCTCTGTTATGTGGGAAATCAAGTAAGAGGCTTCAATGAAAAACATTAGAAAGCTGACAGTCGTCTTATCCCTGTCCACATGATTCTGGAGGGAATTTCATCAGGACCAGGGCTGTCCTTCAGAAGTCATCTGAGCGGGATCTGCCAGAAATGAAATCCTAAATCACACAGTGTAGTAAAGCTGTCCATGGAGATGGCCAGGATGTTCTTCCTGTGTatgggtgttgtggtttagccccagccagcaactcagcaccatgcagccgctcgctcactccccctaccctgatgggatgggggagagaattggaggagtaagagtgagaaacgctcctgggttgagataagaacagtttaataactgaaacaaaataaaatagtaatgataataataacaatacaataataataatatacaaagcaagtgatgcacaatgcaattgctcaccacccactgaccaatacccagacagttcccgagcagtgatcgctgctccccagccaaccccccccccagtttatatactgagcatgacatcatatggtatggactagccctttggtcagtttggatcagctattctggctgtgccccctcccagtttcttgtgcgcctggcagagcatgggaagctgaaaagtccttgactagtgtaagcactacttagcaacaactaaaacatcaggttttatcaacattattctcatagtaaatccaaaacacagcactatgcgtgctactaggaagaaaattaactctatcccagccaaaaccaggacaatgggtCAGCAGGGCTGAAATGGCAGCTGTATGGTATTCTGTGGCAAGCTACACCTGCATGCTTGTAACCTGAAGCATCACTTGGAtgaaatcttcttttttttcatacttctcatgagaacaaacagctgcCCTATAGCCAACCCTTGCACTTCTAAAACACGTGGCACAGTGTTCCCTCATAAGCCTAAAATGTACTGCTCACAACACTGAATCTAGATATTGTCCCCTACTTTCaaaattctgattaaaaattCATCACAATGTTTACAGTGGAAATTTTGAACAAAACTATCACTGTAACCCAGGTCTCTTCTTATTTTACTCATTTCttgttcagttttaaatatAGCCAACAATATTCACATTAGAAAAATTTAGAACCCTAGTGGAAGTAAACATATTACATTTTAACAGGcaaaaaacaagaggaaaattatttttctttacttaattCAGCCATCTATACCTGTCTATCATGCATGAAAGTTTTAAACCACTGTATGGTTTAGTATACTTAATAGGCAGCAACAGTAGACTCTCCTGCAGGCTGGGACGTTTTTTTCAACATCTCAAAGAAAAAGGACCCAAAACCATGATAAATACCTCTGAAATACAATAGCTTTTTAACACACTTCTCTTGCAAGTAGATCACCTTTATGAAGCATGAATAAATGCACACATCAAAAAAACTGCATACTTCAGTTATTGAGATTGAGCATGATTACTTGTGAAAAGACCCCATAAATCTTCCTCGGATCTTTGTCGGTTGATTGGCTTGAGAGTAAGCCCAGATTTCCAGTTTGAAAGTGATTTATAGGATGCTCATAGAAGCTAAAGAAAGCAGGGTGCTAATTAAGTGTCTTTGTCTGAACATCAGGTACAACTCAAAGCGAGTGCACTACAAACTTTTTCCCTGCAACGGCCCACTAACACCTCCAGATTCAGCCAAGctgaaaaacatatttctgccttttttgttgttcttagCTGGCTGAGGTGGCAGGGGCCGTGCAAAACTGCGGTATGTATAACACTGACTGATGCTCATCTACAAGCACAAAGGGCTACAATTGCTCCGGGGCCATCACAGATAGACTTCCCCTGCCAGAAACAAACAGGATCGCTATAGGTCTGGATTGTTATTAATACTGTGGAGAAGTCTCATTGTACACCATAAGGGCTCATTTGATCATGATAAAGACAGTGATGAAAGGAAGCACAGCAGCTTCGGAGCTCAGTGTGAATGTTACACTTTCAGTCACTAGAACAACAAACAGCTTGAAAGTGTGACCTGAAGGATTCAGAAGAAATACTAGAAATGCAAACCTCCAGGCATGGGAACTGTTTAAGCTGACTTCATTTCTTGAAGCTCAAGAGCTGTCCATCCCAACAAGCAGAAAGTCAGGCAAAAGTGCTAGGAGCTCTGCATGGATAATCAAGGAACTCCTGGCAAACCGCAAACATAAAAAGGAACTATACAGAAgttggaagcagggacaggtaacATAGGAGAAATATAGAGACACTGTCCAAGCATGCAGAGATGTCTTTAGGAAAGCCAAATACCACCTGGAATTGAACCTGGTGAGGGGTGTCCaagacaacaagaagggcttctgtAAGTGCATACATAGCAAAAGGAAGATTAGGGGAAATGTGGACCTGCTGCTGAATAGGGCAGGGAACCTGGTGACAAATGATATGGAAAAGGGGGAGGTATtgaatgccttctttgcttcagtctttactagcaagatCAGCTTCAGAAACGCCAGACCCTGGACACCAAGAGggaagtctggagcaaggaaaacatacccttggtggaagaggatcaggtcagagAATACTTAAACTGGACATGCATAAGACTatgggccctgatgggatgcacccatgagtgctgagggagctggttgATGCCATTGTGTGGTCAATCTCAATAATCTTTGAACAACCATGGTGATTAGAAGAGAttcctgaggactggaagaaaggcaagaagaaggatccagggaactacaggctggtcagccttACCTCAGGAGTGCTCCAGGCACCCCTGTAGCCCGTGGAGAGGACTTCGGTGGAGCAGGTATTCCCTGCATCCCATGAAGAGAACCACGCTGGAGgagatatccacactgcagcatgtggaggaccccacattAGAACAGGTGGATACCCCCTGaaggaactgcagcctgtggagaccCCATGCTGGACCCCATGTTCTCCTGACCCCATGTTCTCCTGACAGGAACTGTGGCCCatggaggagcccacactgggGCAGATTTTTCCTGAAGGATTGCAGCCCATGAAGAGCACACATGCAGGAGCAatggaaaagtgtgaggaggtatgagtggcagagaggagctgttacGACCACAACCCCCAattccccatcctccctgcaCTGGTCTGGGGAGTAGGGGGCAGGTAGACAAGTCAGAAGTGGCAACAAATTAATTTTCGCAAATTTGAGTTTATTTTGCCTGCAATGGTAACTGGTAagcaatctccctgtctttatctcgacccatgagctttcttgttcctgttttttttttttttctgttttctccctcaTCGTGTTGGGCCTGGTGGGgggtgagcagctgggtgggagttAGGCTGGTAAACAAGGCTAACCCACCACTGCTTAGCTAATCTGAAAGAGCAAAACTACCATCCCTTTCTTCACTttagaaaaaagagaattatgATACAAACACAATCTAAACCAGGACCGCTTGCAGGCTGCatctgagaaacaaaaaggcagGGGCAAACAAACAGCTCCCAACACACTCTTCTCAGGAGAAGGAATAAGACCAAGGGCCAATGCCTGAAACAGTCCAGTACACATGCACAAAGCAGAGTGGCTCTGGATTTGAGTGATCCATATCAAAAAGAAGGGA
Encoded here:
- the LOC142595910 gene encoding coiled-coil domain-containing protein 81-like; translated protein: MGSRVSSGHVTVMSHWVSDTQGYKRDHSVVGPAPLLSVHRTNTGMNSHVAVTAKEQPASVRHTKIDFRDGMEHTFMMPSITTKAVAEHDLIFLCFPEETAVWDAVAGYVQEQLLLHKGVRIPTVGSFDVVPTRIQVGNKTVTIKRPMFCLARNLVIVHNLMDNKDDLPGITSLLSHCLGKGDNAALVLKDVGVLLIEGRSVQMKFYSEFLERITGKRILEGAPFKVPQLLDMVLSQMVPIASLTFTGCIIVFPEFELEFLPKPTPRDSLKALRNVPGEDKWKKKEGLPPFRQGAEGGYLKSLGPALEKSKL